A stretch of Candidatus Brocadiaceae bacterium DNA encodes these proteins:
- a CDS encoding pyridoxamine 5'-phosphate oxidase family protein, which translates to MTEFYQELNETLQAFISRQKIFFVATVREKGPIHLSPKSSKTLCCIDKKTVAYLDLMGTGNETAINLDTDRRMTIMFCSFDKGPMILRLYGKGDVICQDDRKWNAYFRHFSDIPEKRQIIILDIDSAQTSCGTSVPLYEFKGERAT; encoded by the coding sequence ATGACCGAATTCTATCAAGAACTTAATGAAACATTACAGGCCTTCATATCCCGGCAGAAAATATTTTTTGTCGCTACCGTTAGAGAAAAAGGACCTATACATCTTTCCCCAAAATCTTCAAAGACACTGTGTTGTATTGACAAGAAGACCGTGGCCTATTTAGATTTAATGGGGACCGGAAATGAAACCGCAATAAATTTGGATACAGACCGCCGAATGACGATCATGTTTTGCAGTTTCGACAAAGGGCCCATGATACTTCGGCTGTATGGGAAAGGTGATGTTATCTGTCAGGATGACCGGAAATGGAATGCCTATTTCCGCCATTTCTCAGACATTCCCGAAAAACGGCAGATCATCATCTTAGACATTGATTCGGCGCAGACATCCTGTGGGACGTCAGTACCCCTTTATGAATTTAAAGGCGAGAGGGCAACATGA
- a CDS encoding thiamine pyrophosphate-dependent enzyme: MRSGQIKSIKDISRMENLSPGTPACAGCGGLLSLRHCLKALGEKIVIVNAAGCFTLLSIYPFTPFKSSWLYTSMASAPAGAQGIRDALDILLRKGKLDQKEDLKVVVLTGDGVAYDIGMASTSGALYRKLDFYYICSDNEAYGNTGFQASSATPFASRTGTAPVGADNPVGVTLFKKDLFEIWRSHRPAYLATISPAHPVDLANKFTRAEHYRGPKLFINLSPCPPGWVTDPAYTTRLAKLAVDTGIWALKEAVYGETKHTLIPKKFKPIEEYLRGQGRFSHLFKPVKQEDIIRKIQKNIDWYWERVLEKEAVKE, translated from the coding sequence ATGCGCTCAGGGCAGATAAAATCAATAAAAGACATTTCCCGTATGGAGAACCTTTCCCCGGGCACACCCGCATGTGCTGGCTGTGGAGGGCTTCTGTCCTTAAGACATTGCCTTAAGGCTTTGGGAGAAAAAATTGTTATTGTCAATGCTGCCGGCTGTTTTACCCTTCTTTCTATTTATCCCTTTACCCCTTTTAAAAGTTCCTGGCTCTACACCTCAATGGCCAGCGCCCCTGCAGGGGCGCAAGGTATACGGGATGCCCTTGATATATTGCTCAGGAAAGGGAAACTCGATCAGAAGGAGGATTTGAAAGTAGTCGTGTTGACCGGTGACGGGGTTGCCTATGATATCGGTATGGCATCCACATCCGGCGCGCTCTACCGTAAACTTGATTTTTATTACATTTGTTCCGATAATGAGGCGTATGGAAATACGGGATTTCAAGCATCGAGTGCGACACCATTTGCTTCCAGGACAGGGACAGCGCCTGTAGGTGCGGACAACCCTGTGGGGGTGACGCTCTTCAAAAAGGATCTCTTTGAAATATGGCGGAGCCACCGACCGGCATATTTGGCCACGATTTCTCCGGCCCATCCGGTTGATCTGGCCAATAAATTTACAAGGGCAGAGCACTATAGAGGCCCGAAACTCTTTATTAACCTTTCTCCCTGTCCACCCGGATGGGTGACAGACCCGGCTTATACGACACGGCTGGCAAAACTGGCCGTTGACACAGGTATTTGGGCACTAAAGGAAGCTGTATACGGTGAAACGAAACATACACTAATTCCAAAGAAATTTAAGCCGATAGAAGAATATTTAAGGGGCCAGGGAAGATTCTCTCATCTTTTTAAACCGGTGAAACAGGAAGACATCATAAGGAAAATACAAAAAAATATTGATTGGTATTGGGAGAGGGTGTTGGAGAAAGAAGCTGTCAAAGAATAA
- a CDS encoding pyruvate synthase produces MSRKREMLTGNAAAAWGVRLAEVDYIPAYPITPQTEIIETLAKWIDDGEMDARFATLDSEHSMITAAGAASATGVRTFAATSSQGLLYGFEMLYAVAGWRVPLVMVNVSRALSAPITLEPDHNDILAARDTGFLQFHCETCQEALDSILIAYRLAEDERVLLPIFVNMDGFHLSFTREPVEVYTREEATKFLPPYQPDHAFFRASRPMAQGVAVLGGSHYSYFKYQMHLASLNAITVYKEVAREFGDIAGRYYSTIEEFMMDDAEYVLVMTNSFSTLGKAAVKHARENRIKAGLLRLRLLRPFPEDDILESLKGRKGVAVLDQNISIGKGGILYAEIASILYNEKNRPLLISFIGGLGGKNISPEEFEYVFNQMIEACAVGKVIAPRLLYTEAEWKGIEKLKQMAGKRENSEQQKN; encoded by the coding sequence GTGAGCAGAAAACGGGAAATGTTAACAGGTAATGCAGCGGCTGCATGGGGTGTACGGTTGGCGGAAGTTGACTATATACCAGCATATCCCATAACGCCTCAAACAGAGATTATAGAGACACTGGCAAAGTGGATAGACGACGGTGAAATGGATGCAAGGTTTGCTACCCTGGATTCGGAGCATTCCATGATTACGGCAGCAGGCGCTGCTTCTGCCACCGGGGTGAGAACGTTTGCGGCAACTTCAAGCCAGGGACTGTTATATGGTTTTGAGATGCTTTACGCCGTTGCAGGATGGCGAGTTCCCCTTGTTATGGTAAATGTGTCGAGGGCTTTATCCGCTCCAATAACCCTGGAGCCAGACCACAATGATATCCTTGCCGCACGGGATACGGGTTTTCTGCAATTTCACTGCGAAACATGCCAGGAGGCGCTGGATTCAATCCTGATTGCGTATAGATTAGCAGAGGACGAACGGGTGCTCCTGCCGATTTTTGTAAATATGGACGGGTTTCACCTCTCCTTTACGAGGGAGCCAGTAGAGGTGTATACGAGAGAAGAGGCGACAAAGTTTCTGCCTCCTTATCAACCGGATCACGCTTTTTTCAGGGCGAGCAGGCCTATGGCACAGGGTGTGGCAGTCCTTGGCGGCTCTCATTATTCTTATTTCAAGTATCAGATGCACCTGGCGAGTTTGAATGCAATTACTGTTTATAAAGAGGTTGCCCGGGAATTTGGAGATATCGCAGGGAGATATTACTCTACGATTGAAGAATTCATGATGGACGATGCAGAATATGTACTGGTCATGACAAATTCCTTTTCAACTCTTGGTAAAGCGGCGGTGAAGCATGCGCGTGAAAATCGCATAAAGGCAGGGTTGCTACGGTTGCGTCTTTTACGGCCCTTTCCGGAGGATGATATCCTGGAGTCGCTGAAGGGAAGAAAAGGGGTGGCTGTACTGGACCAGAATATCAGCATCGGGAAGGGCGGTATTTTATATGCGGAAATCGCCAGTATTCTCTACAATGAAAAGAATAGACCCCTGCTGATTTCATTTATCGGAGGATTGGGGGGGAAAAATATCAGTCCCGAGGAATTTGAATATGTCTTTAATCAAATGATTGAAGCTTGTGCTGTCGGGAAAGTAATTGCGCCTCGTCTTCTTTATACGGAGGCGGAGTGGAAGGGAATAGAAAAATTAAAGCAGATGGCAGGAAAAAGAGAAAATTCCGAACAGCAAAAAAATTGA
- the galE gene encoding UDP-glucose 4-epimerase GalE, whose protein sequence is MKILVTGGAGYIGSHACLELLQEGYEVVVVDDLSNSKQASLNRVQELTQKTLEFHKVDLLNKEKLQAVFENNSIEAVIHFAGLKAVGESVIIPLRYYHNNITGTLNLCEVMKTHNVKNLVFSSSATVYGNPHALPIKEDFPLSATNPYGRTKLMIEEILQDLYRADTSWNIAILRYFNPVGAHPSGRIGEDPNGIPNNLLPYISQVAVGRLSEVSVFGDDYPTLDGTGVRDYIHVIDLAIGHVKALQKLVSNPGVVAYNLGTGCGYSVLEVIKAFENAYGKKIPYKIVSRRDGDVASCYADATRAKTDLGWTATRSIDEMCADVWRWQSQNPDGYV, encoded by the coding sequence ATGAAAATACTGGTAACGGGTGGCGCCGGTTATATTGGTAGCCATGCTTGTCTGGAACTTTTGCAGGAAGGATATGAGGTCGTCGTTGTCGATGATCTTTCTAACAGTAAACAAGCATCCTTAAACAGGGTACAGGAACTTACCCAGAAAACCCTGGAATTCCATAAGGTTGATTTATTGAATAAGGAAAAATTGCAGGCTGTTTTTGAAAACAATTCGATAGAGGCGGTGATTCATTTTGCAGGACTTAAGGCTGTGGGCGAATCGGTAATAATTCCTTTGCGTTATTATCACAATAACATTACCGGCACGTTAAATCTGTGTGAAGTTATGAAGACGCATAACGTAAAGAATTTGGTTTTCAGCTCATCTGCCACCGTTTACGGAAACCCGCACGCCCTTCCGATTAAGGAAGACTTTCCGCTCAGCGCGACGAATCCTTATGGCAGGACAAAACTTATGATAGAGGAAATCCTTCAGGATCTTTATCGAGCAGATACATCATGGAACATAGCGATTTTACGGTATTTTAATCCAGTAGGCGCACATCCCAGCGGCAGAATTGGAGAAGATCCGAATGGAATTCCCAACAACCTGCTTCCGTATATTTCACAAGTTGCGGTAGGAAGACTCTCCGAGGTTTCAGTTTTCGGAGACGATTACCCTACGCTGGATGGCACCGGTGTACGGGACTATATCCATGTCATTGATCTTGCAATTGGACATGTAAAGGCCCTGCAAAAACTTGTCTCAAATCCTGGTGTTGTTGCCTATAACCTTGGCACCGGATGTGGTTACAGTGTTCTGGAAGTAATAAAGGCCTTTGAAAACGCCTATGGCAAAAAAATCCCCTATAAAATTGTCAGTCGTCGTGATGGCGATGTTGCTTCCTGCTATGCAGATGCTACCAGGGCAAAGACGGATTTAGGCTGGACAGCCACAAGGTCCATAGACGAAATGTGTGCGGACGTCTGGAGATGGCAGTCACAGAACCCTGACGGTTAT